Proteins from one Pongo abelii isolate AG06213 chromosome 7, NHGRI_mPonAbe1-v2.0_pri, whole genome shotgun sequence genomic window:
- the TEX15 gene encoding testis-expressed protein 15 isoform X1, protein MEMKETAKQNTLCQMSSTSKPMLNTREVNPLKKFTIPKIRRTAEKVYLSPCYTNSREYSFIHDTLNQCRLDVSCDLQSLWQFGDTKLVHNEELEKNFTAKRSEMRESGRHCRELEEHFCFLALPQSDVAQIYQNGISTRASTLKILGNPLLGSYMFRHVDIALNYSHSRSITVESILIFKVLFGKVKKIQPSVDKNKVSLDPSPNFDCHMSRNAPSLKDTIELQAYSSAVYFYEYSVLSKPVDKPRQCLPYAVVTVKFLGSKVDNGRLMTSLRFLSTGFPKRAERTCSLSNCTVAKRIGKGKDATVIFVHFKKPVAPFVQENCLCNALNSEINPSISNISNSYGNVQNGNISIPETYSGQTEHNLAEIRDTSQVLAHDSDISLMPSDAKESVNGDLLLNWTSLKNILSGLNASFPLHNNTGSSTVTTSKFIKDPRLMRREESMEEQSNTAGLTEILQFEKSLDNVNSEIKSTPSNSASSSEVVPGDHTVLTNGLDTPCFKTSVNDSQSWAHNMGSEDYDCIPPNKVTMAGQCKDQGNFSFPISVSNVVSEVENQNHSEEKAQRAQQESGNAYTKEYSSHIFQESQSSDLKTIYQTGCQTSTIFPLKKKVSIDEYLQNIGKMKNFADLEDSSKHEEKQTSWKEIDNDFTNETKISPIDNYIVLHQECKESESHNSFGKSCDKILITQELEITKSSKSTIKDKDELDHLALEWQITPSLESLSQKHPQHSVEYEDNIHTSLAIAQKLMELKLGKINQNYASIITEAFPKPKDIPQAKEMFIDTVTSSYNIETAHDSSNCSITREHICVHRKNEDEPVSLQNIQRDYEETAYVEDRVQGHSLLCNSQLNNDICLNVNFKEQRDKENQNEAKENSASCVENNIENIHGDEKQDSHTNENFSNIDEKEDKNYNNIEILSSEEFSTTFNLICREKYVSATTALLESEEDTISAVKQKDTENSGRSVEHLASTFPKTAGSSVCVASNAAIQIASATMPALSLNNDDHQIYQFKETSSSESPDFGLLVKHRVSDCEIDTDKNKSQESFHQSINENLVLQSIELESEIEIELEDCDDAFIFQQDTHSHENMLCEEYVTSYKALKSRISWEGLLALGNGEMEVLESTTGKENSDQHYSKESNYFYSSTQNNETELTSPILLPDLQIRITNIFRPGFSPTADSLALKDNFCTHVTEATKPEINEEDGEILGFDIYSQPFGENADYPCEDKVDNIRQESRPVSNSEISLSFDLSHNTDVNHTSENQNSESLFTEPSNVTTIDDRSRCFFTKSKTDYNDSKNKKEIESRISKRKLHTSSRDQNISHKDLRRHKIYGRKSRLTSQDSSECFSSLSQGRIKTFSQSEKHIKSVLNILSDEASLCKSKCLSRKLDKAVVHLKKAHRRVHTSLQLITKVGEKRKGPLPKSYAIICNNFWESCDLQDHSSVSQRKYYSTKHFLSKRKYDKQRKKRAPKADISKSLTHVSKYKSYKTSGEKKCLSRKSMASSVSKSHPTSHMGEFHNQEHPESQLPVSSTSQSTSQSVYYSSSVSNPSISEEHQPFSGKTGCLFSPDHSDEKLIEKENQIDTKFLSSTSKYEKLQKHSANHNVKDATKENSCEANEVINESNSVSLSCIKENNINYSTGNDYDATCMGHTKAKTDVLISVLDSNVKHFLNDLYQQGNLILSDCKRNLEVKWTDPIERPKQSIITGNFLMGPLNLTLIASKKYRIPQLSAAAVTDSEGESSKSYLDKQRILTVDSFAASTTVPHCELSCRGKELLKTEQCSSGNCLCTDGNETNITESYALDVASVTEENKSYGENIVELSSSDTSLLLKDDVKGFSSETCIVKKDTEDRITWKVKQAEKAKDSVYKRSMTEGSTVNTEYKNQKNQISEESCLNEKIIKTKLIDSHLSTKNTTTESVPLKNTVSNPLNKREKKGEIKVSNDSQSDLTLHSEIACISKPGILGINHTPVLPAHSETCKVTTLLKKPASYVSEFKEKHCPANHMALIANLSQILQRADEASSLQILQEETKFCLNILPLFVEAFERKQECSVKQILISRELLVDQNLWNNCKHTLKPCAVDTLVELQMMMETIQFIENKKRHLEGEPTFRSLLWYDETLYAELLGKPRGFQQQSNFYPGFQGRLKYNAFCELQTYHDQLVELLEETKREKNSYYVFLKYKRQVNECEAIMEHCSDCFDFSLSVPFTCGVNFGDSLEDLEILRKSTLKLINVCGDSPKVHSYPGKQDHLWIIIEMISSKVNFIKKNEAVRVKISLYGLEHIFFDAAKNLVWKERTQSFSKKYSQKKDEERLLRVNKCAFSKLQKIYDTLSKDLNNEPISPIGLEEDTVIASRKSDHPINKATISIENSKFNSNLLAHPDICCISEILDQAEFADLKQLQDLTLRCTDHLEILKKYFQMLQDNSMDNIFITEENVLDMVINHSHEAIILKPEATEMYIEIVMVSETIHFLKNSIAKKLDKQRFRGMLWFDLSLLPELVQCQEKMASFSFLKDNSTDVCLWKVIETAISELKKDLDIICKYNEAVNCSYAIHLLSRELQELSEIKKLLKNSKYFISTYIDFVPYIASINYGSTVTELEYNYNQFSTLLKNVMSAPRKDLGKMAHIRKVMKTIEHMKIICAKNAELTISFFLCQMLYNGRKILQLKRKEKMNIHVVKPGENNNKFSISVMLPPISECINKNISNSSKKRPSTVDKCEDSQEQQKDTPISSCKKLKVDMKDVTEINREKAAFKHPRTTGSHPQSENKIVPSSSDNLKRNHLTPEKVEMQRSLPGSLLPLENPKDTCTSKSESKIDLTVSPDVPDHFTEQQENLNSMKKSNVNFSAAETKSDKKDCAAFAICDQKSVHGTFSPDHETLLQKFLKNSPDPTQKSCLSDINPETDVSLVPDASVLSKPIFCFVKDVHTDLEMNDTVFELQDNDILNSSIKNSSCVTSPEPICIQKKIPTLQINKLQPAETESEDKYMKDTLNPNTVHTFGASGHITLNVNQGAEYSLSEQQNDEKSKVLTQNAATYGNELPQSACTPMYNSSEHLFGTSYPYSAWCVYHYSSSNGNAITQTYQGITSYEVQPSPSGLLTTVASTAQGTHSNLLYSQYFTYFAGEPQANGFVPVNGYFQSQIPASNFQQPIFSQYASHQPLPQATYPYLPNRDVPPEVPWVYAPWHQESFHPGHRK, encoded by the exons gttctcTTTGGAAAAGTGAAGAAAATCCAACCTTCTGTggataaaaataaagtttctttgGATCCTTCTCCTAACTTTGATTGCCATATGTCAAGAAATGCACCTTCATTGAAAGATACCATTGAACTGCAAGCCTACAGTTCAGCA GTGTACTTCTATGAATACAGTGTCCTTTCAAAGCCTGTAGATAAACCTAGGCAATGTCTTCCATATGCTGTAGTAACAGTAAAATTTCTTGGTTCAAAAGTAGATAATGGACGCCTTATGACATCTTTGAGATTCCTCTCAACAGGATTTCCTAAGAGAGCTG AAAGGACATGCTCTCTGAGTAACTGTACAGTGGCCAAAAgaattggaaaaggaaaagatgcTACTGTCATCTTTGTACATTTCAAGAAACCTGTAGCTCCATTTGTTCAAGAAAACTGTTTATGCAATGCACTAAATTCAGAGATAAATCCTTCCATCTCAAATATTTCTAACTCCTATGGAAATGTacaaaatggaaacatttctATACCTGAAACGTACAGTGGACAGACAGAGCACAATTTAGCAGAAATTAGAGACACTTCTCAAGTACTTGCACATGATTCAGACATTTCACTTATGCCCAGTGATGCCAAAGAAAGTGTTAATGGTGACCTTTTGTTAAATTGGACaagtcttaaaaatattttaagtggtcTTAATGCTTCTTTTCCTCTTCACAACAATACTGGCTCAAGCACAGTTACTACTTCAAAATTCATCAAAGACCCAAGACTGATGAGGAGAGAAGAAAGTATGGAAGAACAGAGTAATACTGCAGGCTTAACTGAGATTTTGCAATTTGAGAAGAGTTTAGATAATgttaattcagaaataaaatcgACACCATCTAATTCTGCCTCCTCCTCAGAAGTTGTCCCTGGTGATCATACTGTTCTTACTAATGGTTTGGATACCCCTTGCTTTAAAACTTCTGTTAATGATTCACAATCTTGGGCTCACAACATGGGCTCTGAGGACTATGACTGTATACCTCCCAATAAAGTTACCATGGCAGGGCAATGTAAGGACCAAGGCAATTTTTCCTTCCCAATTTCTGTGTCAAATGTAGTGTCAGAGGTTGAgaaccaaaaccacagtgaggagAAGGCTCAGAGAGCCCAACAGGAGTCCGGTAATGCTTATACAAAAGAGTACAGTAGTCACATTTTTCAGGAATCACAGTCTTCTGATTTAAAAACCATTTATCAGACTGGTTGCCAAACGTCTACAATTTTTCCACTCAAAAAGAAAGTAAGCATTGATGAATACCTTCAAAATATTGGAAAGATGAAAAACTTCGCTGACCTGGAAGACAGTtccaaacatgaagaaaagcaaaCTTCATGGAAAGAAATTGATAATGATTTCactaatgaaacaaaaatcagtCCAATAGATAATTACATTGTTTTGCACCAAGAATGCAAAGAGAGTGAGAGTCATAATTCTTTTGGGAAAAGCtgtgataaaatattaattactCAAGAgttagaaataacaaaatcttcTAAATCTACCATAAAGGATAAGGATGAACTAGATCATCTAGCATTGGAATGGCAAATTACTCCAAGTTTAGAGAGCCTGTCACAAAAGCATCCTCAGCACTCTGTGGAGTATGAGGATAACATTCATACAAGTTTAGCCATTGCTCAAAAGCTAATGGAACTGAAACTggggaaaataaatcaaaattatgcTAGCATTATAACTGAAGCTTTCCCGAAACCAAAAGACATACCCCAGGCCAAAGAAATGTTCATTGATACAGTTACTTCATCTTATAACATAGAAACAGCTCATGACAGTTCAAATTGCAGCATAACTAGAGAACATATATGTGTCCATAGGAAAAATGAAGATGAACCAGTGTCATTACAGAACATTCAGAGAgactatgaagaaactgcttaTGTTGAAGATAGGGTTCAGGGTCACAGTCTGTTGTGTAACTCACAGTTAAACAATGATATATGCCTGAATGTTAATTTCAAAgaacaaagagataaagaaaaccaaaatgaggCTAAAGAGAATAGTGCTTCATGTGTAGAAAACAACATAGAGAACATACATGGAGACGAAAAGCAGGATTCTCATACAAACGAAAATTTCAGCAATATAGATGAAAAGGAGGACAAAAATTACAACAATATAGAAATTTTGAGTTCTGAAGAATTTTCTACTACGTTTAACTTGATTTGCAGAGAAAAATATGTGTCAGCAACAACTGCATTATTAGAGAGTGAAGAAGATACCATTAGTGCCGTGAAACAAAAAGATACTGAAAATAGTGGAAGAAGTGTAGAGCATTTGGCTTCCACATTTCCCAAAACTGCAGGTTCTTCAGTGTGTGTAGCCTCAAATGCTGCAATACAGATAGCTAGTGCTACTATGCCTGCATTAAGCCTAAATAATGACGATCACCAGATATACCAGTTTAAAGAAACTAGTTCTTCTGAAAGTCCAGATTTTGGTTTGTTAGTAAAACATAGGGTTTCTGATTGTGAAATTGATACggataaaaataaatcacaagaaTCATTTCATCAATCAATAAATGAGAACTTAGTTCTTCAAAGCATTgaattggaaagtgaaattgaaataGAATTAGAAGATTGTGATGATGCTTTTATATTTCAACAAGATACACATAGCCATGAAAACATGCTTTGTGAAGAATATGTGACCTCATATAAGGCTCTGAAGTCTCGTATCAGTTGGGAAGGTCTGTTAGCACTTGGTAACGGGGAGATGGAAGTTTTGGAAAGCACCACAGGAAAGGAGAATAGTGATCAGCATTATTCTAAGGAAAGTAACTATTTTTATTCCTCTACACAAAACAATGAAACAGAGCTTACCAGCCCAATTTTACTTCCAGATCTACAAATTAGAATTACTAATATATTTAGGCCAGGATTCAGCCCGACAGCTGACTCCCTTGCATTGAAAGATAATTTTTGCACACATGTAACTGAAGCCACAAAACCGGAAATAAATGAGGAAGATGGAGAaattctaggatttgacatttatTCCCAGCCTTTTGGTGAAAATGCAGATTATCCATGTGAAGATAAAGTTGATAATATAAGGCAAGAATCAAGACCAGTGAGTAACTCTGAAATCTCCCTTTCTTTTGACTTGAGTCATAATACAGATGTGAATCATACATCTGAAAATCAGAACAGTGAATCTTTGTTTACTGAACCTTCTAATGTCACAACAATAGATGATAGAAGCAGATGTTTCTTTACAAAATCAAAAACTGACTATAatgatagcaaaaataaaaaggagatagAATCAAGAATTAGCAAAAGGAAGCTACATACATCTTCCAGGGATCAGAACATATCACATAAAGATTTAAGACGACATAAAATTTATGGGAGAAAGAGTAGGCTAACCAGTCAAGATTCATCTGAGTGTTTTTCTTCATTATCCCAAGGAcgaattaaaacattttcacagtCAGAAAAGCACATTAAGAGTGTCCTAAATATCCTAAGTGATGAAGCATCTTTATGTAAAAGCAAATGTCTTTCcagaaaactagacaaagcagTTGTTCACTTAAAAAAAGCTCATAGAAGAGTTCACACATCTTTGCAGCTTATAACTAAagtaggagaaaaaagaaagggcccATTACCAAAATCATATGCAATAATATGCAATAATTTCTGGGAAAGTTGTGACCTTCAAGATCATAGTTctgtgtctcaaagaaaatattattctacTAAGCAttttttgtcaaaaagaaaatacgacaaacagagaaagaaaagagctcCAAAAGCTGATATTTCTAAATCATTAACCCATGTGTCAAAGTACAAGTCTTATAAAACAAGTGGAGAGAAAAAATGCCTTTCTAGGAAAAGTATGGCTAGCAGTGTCTCAAAAAGTCACCCCACTAGTCACATGGGAGAATTTCATAATCAAGAACATCCTGAATCACAGTTGCCTGTATCCTCCACATCCCAAAGTACAAGTCAGTCAGTTTATTATAGTAGCAGTGTAAGCAATCCAAGTATATCAGAAGAACATCAGCCCTTTTCTGGAAAAACTGGATGTCTGTTTTCCCCAGACCACTCAGATGAGAaactaatagaaaaagaaaatcaaattgatACAAAGTTTTTATCTAGCACTAGTAAATATGAAAAGCTTCAAAAACATTCAGCAAATCATAATGTTAAAGATGCAACTAAAGAAAACAGTTGTGAGGCTAATGAAGTAATAAATGAAAGTAATTCTGTATCTTTAAGTTgcataaaagaaaacaacataaattatAGTACAGGCAACGATTATGATGCAACTTGCATGGGTCACACAAAGGCGAAAACTGACGTGCTTATTTCAGTCTTAGATTCAAATGTGAAGCACTTTTTAAATGATCTCTACCAACAAGGTAACCTTATTTTATCTGATTGTAAAAGAAACCTGGAAGTAAAGTGGACAGATCCTATTGAGAGACCCAAACAAAGCATTATTACAGGTAACTTCCTTATGGGCCCATTAAACCTAACTTTGATAGCAAGTAAAAAGTACCGTATTCCTCAGTTATCGGCCGCTGCAGTGACAGATAGTGAGGGAGAATCTTCAAAATCTTACTTGGATAAGCAGCGAATTCTTACTGTAGATTCTTTTGCAGCATCCACTACTGTACCACACTGTGAGCTGAGCTGTAGAGGAAAAGAGCTTCTAAAGACAGAACAGTGCTCTTCAGGTAATTGCCTCTGTACAGATGGGAATGAAACAAATATCACTGAGAGTTATGCGTTGGATGTAGCATCAgtaactgaagaaaataaaagttatggAGAAAATATAGTGGAATTATCTTCCAGTGATACTTCTCTGCTTTTAAAAGATGATGTAAAAGGCTTCTCTTCAGAAACATGTATTGTGAAGAAAGACACTGAGGACAGAATAACGTGGAAAGTTAAACAAGCGGAAAAAGCAAAAGATTCTGTTTACAAAAGAAGCATGACTGAAGGATCAACTGTTAATACTGagtacaaaaatcaaaagaatcaGATCTCAGAAGAATCCTgcttaaatgagaaaattattaaaactaaacTGATTGATTCCCATCTAAGCACTAAAAATACTACCACTGAGTCAGTCCCTTTGAAGAACACAGTTTCTAATCCGcttaacaaaagagagaagaagggggAAATTAAAGTTAGTAATGACTCGCAGTCTGACTTGACATTACATTCAGAAATAGCCTGTATTTCCAAACCAGGAATTCTAGGAATTAATCATACGCCTGTTTTACCTGCCCACTCTGAAACCTGTAAAGTCACTACTCTTCTGAAGAAACCTGCATCATACGTGagtgaatttaaagaaaaacattgccCAGCTAATCATATGGCCCTTATAGCTAATCTATCTCAAATTTTGCAGAGGGCAGATGAAGCATcatctttgcagattctacaggaaGAAACTAAGTTTTGTCTAAATATTCTCCCTTTATTTGTGGAAGCTTTTGAAAGAAAGCAAGAATGTTCAGTTAAACAAATCCTGATTTCAAGAGAACTGCTGGTAGACCAAAACCTGTGGAATAATTGCAAACACACATTAAAACCATGTGCTGTTGACACTTTGGTAGAACTTCAAATGATGATGGAAACAATTCAattcattgaaaacaaaaaaaggcacttAGAAGGTGAACCAACATTCCGAAGCTTGCTTTGGTATGATGAAACACTGTATGCTGAGCTTCTTGGAAAACCACGTGGATTTCAACAGCAGTCTAATTTCTATCCTGGTTTCCAAGGAAGATTAAAATATAATGCATTCTGTGAGTTACAGACTTACCATGATCAATTAGTTGAATTGCTTgaagaaacaaaaagggaaaagaattcATACTATGTATTCTTAAAATACAAACGACAGGTTAATGAATGTGAAGCCATAATGGAGCATTGTTCCGATTGctttgacttttctctttctgttccgTTTACTTGTGGAGTTAACTTTGGAGATAGTTTAGAAGACCTGGAAATCTTaagaaaaagtactttaaagttgATCAATGTATGTGGGGACTCTCCTAAAGTTCATTCATATCCAGGAAAACAGGACCATCTGTGGATTATCATAGAAATGATCTCCTCAAAGgttaattttattaagaaaaacgAGGCAGTACGTGTTAAAATATCTCTTTATGGTCTGGAACATATCTTTTTTGATGCTGCAAAAAATCTTGTTTGGAAAGAGAGAACACAATCCTTCAGCAAAAAATACTCACAAAAGAAGGACGAAGAAAGGCTACTCAGAGTGAATAAATGTGCTTTTTCTAAGTTGCAGAAGATATATGATACTTTGTCTAAAGATTTAAACAATGAACCAATTTCCCCTATTGGGCTTGAGGAGGATACTGTAATTGCTTCCAGAAAGTCAGATCATCCAATAAACAAAGCAACAATTAGCATAGAAAATTCTAAGTTTAACAGTAATTTGCTTGCACACCCAGATATTTGTTGTATTAGTGAGATATTGGATCAAGCTGAATTTGCAGACCTTAAACAATTACAGGATCTCACCTTGAGATGTACAGATcacttagaaattttaaaaaaatactttcagaTGCTACAAGATAATAGCATGGATAATATTTTTATcacagaagaaaatgttttagacATGGTGATAAACCACAGCCATGAGGCTATCATTTTAAAGCCTGAAGCTACTGAAATGTACATTGAAATCGTCATGGTGTCAGAAACAATTCACTTTCTTAAAAACTCAATAGCAAAGAAACTAGACAAACAGAGGTTTCGAGGTATGCTTTGGTTTGATTTGTCACTTCTTCCTGAGCTGGTTCAGTGCCAAGAAAAAAtggcttctttttcatttcttaaagatAACTCAACAGATGTTTGCCTTTGGAAAGTGATAGAGACGGCTATTTCCGAACTTAAGAAAGATCTGGATATTATCTGCAAATATAATGAAGCTGTTAATTGCTCATATGCTATTCATTTGCTCTCAAGAGAACTTCAAgaactttcagaaataaaaaagcttCTGAAGaactctaagtattttatttccacATATATTGACTTTGTGCCATATATAGCATCCATAAATTATGGAAGCACTGTGACGGAGTTAGAATACAACTACAATCAATTTTCTACACTGCTGAAGAATGTAATGTCTGCCCCTAGGAAAGATTTAGGAAAAATGGCCCATATTAGGAAAGTCATGAAAACAATTGAACATATGAAGATTATATGTGCTAAAAATGCTGAACTAACCATTTCCTTTTTCCTATGCCAAATGCTGTATAACGGAAGGAAGATTTTACAgctgaagagaaaagaaaaaatgaatattcatgTTGTAAAACCTGgggaaaataacaataaatttagTATTTCTGTGATGTTGCCCCCAATATCAGAGTGcataaacaaaaacatttcaaattcCTCTAAAAAACGACCGAGCACTGTAGACAAATGTGAAGACTCTCAGGAACAACAGAAAGATACTCCTATTTCCAGTTGTAAAAAGCTAAAG GTAGACATGAAAGATGTCACAGAAATCAACAGAGAAAAGGCAGCATTCAAGCATCCAAG GACTACAGGATCTCATCCCCAAAGCGAAAACAAAATAGTACCAAGTTCATCTGacaatctgaaaagaaatcaTTTAACGCCAGAAAAGGTTGAAATGCAAAGATCACTACCTGGCTCACTTTTACCCTTAGAGAACCCAAAAGACACTTGCACGTCAAAGTCGGAAAGCAAAATAGACTTAACTGTTTCACCTGATGTGCCAGACCACTTCACTGAACAACAGGAAAATTTAAATAGCATGAAGAAAAGCAATGTGAACTTTAGTGCTGCTGAAACAAAAAGTGATAAGAAAGATTGTGCTGCTTTTGCAATTTGTGACCAAAAAAGTGTACATGGCACATTTTCACCAGACCATGAGACACTTTTgcagaaatttcttaaaaattcccCAGATCCCACCCAAAAATCCTGCCTTTCTGATATAAATCCAGAAACTGATGTTTCTCTTGTGCCTGACGCGTCGGTGCTCTCAAAGCCAATTTTCTGTTTTGTGAAAGATGTCCATACTGATCTAGAAATGAATGACACAGTCTTTGAACTTCAAGATAATGATATACTAAATTCATCTATTAAAAATTCCTCATGCGTGACTTCTCCAGAACCCATCTGTATCCAGAAAAAAATTCCTACTCTGCAGATAAACAAACTACAGCCTGCAGAAACTGAGTCAGAGGACAAATACATGAAGGATACATTGAATCCCAATACTGTGCATACTTTTGGAGCATCTGGGCATATAACCCTTAATGTGAATCAAGGAGCAGAGTACTCTCTTTCTGAACAACAGAATGACGAAAAATCAAAAGTCCTAACGCAGAATGCTGCCACATATGGGAATGAACTTCCACAGTCTGCATGTACCCCAATGTATAATTCTTCTGAGCATTTATTTGGAACTTCATATCCATACTCTGCTTGGTGTGTTTATCATTACAGCAGCAGCAATGGCAATGCCATTACCCAGACATACCAAGGGATAACATCATATGAAGTACAGCCATCTCCTTCTGGGCTGTTGACTACAGTTGCAAGTACTGCCCAGGGCACACATTCCAATCTTCTGTACTCTCAATATTTTACTTACTTTGCTGGGGAGCCACAAGCAAATGGCTTTGTGCCAGTGAATGGGTATTTTCAATCTCAAATACCTGCTTCTAATTTTCAGCAGCCAATTTTTTCACAGTATGCTTCTCATCAGCCATTACCACAAGCTACATACCCTTACCTTCCTAATCGAGATGTGCCTCCAGAAGTTCCTTGGGTTTATG CTCCATGGCACCAAGAATCCTTTCATCCAGGACACCGAAAATAG